The DNA window GCAATACTGGAAATCATTATCGTCTCGTTTTTGGCCGAGACGTGAAGAGCAACCAGTTTGGCTGAGATCGTTCTGGGATACTCAGGTGCGGAACGGCGTGAGCTACGAACAGAAGCTGGAATATGTTAGACAGAATCCTGTCCGGGCCGGCTTCTGTCGGAATCCCGAGGCCTGGCCGTTTCAGGGCGAACTCAATGTCCTCGAGTGGTTTGGATAATGCGCATCCACAAAAATGGGAAGCCATGGATGTTTGTAGTCACTCCAGTGATGATATGGCTGATTGTCAATTGACCGTTATCCATTGACCATTGGAAGTCTCTCTTGACTCTCATCCCGAAACTCTCTACTTTTCAGATGTAATCGAGTGTCGTTCTTTTCCATAGAACGTTTTGGTGTCCCGACATCATGAACTGATGAAGGGATGAAAAGGGAATTCCGTGCTCCGATCCGGTCCAGGCCGGGTTTGGAAATTCGGAAGCTGCCCCGCAACTGTAGTTCCGATCCTGCCTCGTGCAGGAAAATCTCTGACGCCAGAAGTCACTGCCTCGTTGCTGTTGGCGGGAAGACAAGTCAGGAGATCGGAAAAGCCAGGAGACCTGCCAGGACGCTGCTTCATCGCTGCACTGTTCTACACAGTGCGGCGCGCTTCCGGTTTTGTGCCGGGAGTGTAACCTTCGCGGGAGGGTACTCATCAGGCATCGATGTCCGTCTGTGTCTTTCTTTAGCCCCCGTCCCGCGAAAATTGGATTGGGGGTTTTTTGTTGTGCGTTTGATACGTTCCATAGTGCTCCTCTCTGTTGTCGTTGCCACCGGGCTGATCTCGCAGGTGAAGAACTCTGCGGCGGACAGCCTTGCGCAGAGTCAGCACGACCGCCTCTATACAATGCCCGAATTCGTTGTCTCTGCAACGCGTTGGCAGGTGAACGTGCAGCAACTTCCGTCGAGCGCGACGGTGCTGACGTCTGCGGACCTGCTAGGCGCAAACGGCAGTACCCTCGAAAACGCTCTCGAAGGAGTACCCGGACTTTTTCTGAAATCCTACGGCGGACCCGGCGCTGTGACGACGTCGTCGATCCGGGGAATGGGGGCCGAGCATACGCTCGTTCTCATCGATGGGCAGCGGTACAACAATGTCCTCGATGGCCAGGTCGATTTGGGCGTCTTCCTGATGCAGAATGTCGATCGGGTTGAAGTGCTTCGGGGTGGATTCTCTTCCGTGTATGGAGCGGACGCTGTTGGCGGCATCATCAACATCATTACCCGGCGGCCGGACGGAAAGCTCGATGTGCGGGCCGAGCTGGGCGCCGGCTCCTACGGCATGAGCGGCTTCCAGCTGGGAACCGACTTCAGTCTGTTCGGCGTGGGCATGCAGGTGGCTGCAAAGCGCGAAGCAGGAAAAGGGGACTATGAATTCGATTTCAACGATGGCATCTCTTCGAATTTGCTCCGCCGGCAGAATTCGGATTATGCTCTGCACCAGGTGCAGCTGCTCGCCGGCGCACTGCTTTCTCCAAATCTGAACCTGCGTGCATCCTCGATGTATGACTGGGCCGAGCGCGGATCGCCCGGAGCGGTCGTGACGGCTGCAAGCTACGCCATGGGGCGACTGGTTGACCGGGGGTTCCTGAACCAGGCGACACTAGAATGGACCGTCACTCCGGCGCTTCTGGCACGATTCCCTTTGTTGTTTCACTCACAGCGAAGAGAATACTCCAACCCACTCGCAGAAGTCGCGGATGGTAATGATGATGCAGTCTACAATGACCGGACGATAGCGTTCACACCGCACGTGCGGTATTTTCTGAGTTCTTCTGCAGCGATCGACGCCGGCGCGGAGTATTCGCGTTCCTCCGTGTCGAGCAACAAAGTTCTCGGCTCAACGCGTGAACAGGCCGGTGTCTTCGTTTCTTCCGATCACGTCGTGGAATTCCAGAACTCGTTGGTCTATCAACTTAACATCTATCCTTCGGTCAGGTATGACCATTTCTCCGACGTCTCGGATGCGGTCAATCCAAGACTCGGAATCAACGTGGGATTGTGGCGGCCCTCCGGTCTGCGATTGAAGGCGAGCTATGCGAAGAGTTTCAAGGCGCCGACGTTCGACGACTTGTACTGGAAGGGGGGAGGAAATCCTCTCCTCAGGCCTGAGCGGTCTCTCAGCTTCGATGCCGGCGTGGCGATCTCGCCTTCCCTGATCGGTGCGCTGGAGATCGAGGTCAATTACTTCGATATCCGCACGCATGACCGGATCGTCTGGAGCCCGGACAAGTCGGGCTTCTGGTCACCCAAGAATCTTCAGGATGTGCGGTCATCCGGCGTCGAACTGATCACTTCGTGGCATTTGTTTGAAGATCGGCTGATTCTGAGAGGCTTCTACTCCATTTTTGATACACGGAAAACCGGCTCCGCCTTGGCCGATGATCAGACGCTGAACAAACAGCTTCCATACATCCCGAGCGAGACTGCGGGACTTTCGTGCTCGGTCTCCATCGGGCGCACCCGGCTCAACGTCCATCATACGTTTACCGGTTTCCGGTATTCGACGGAGATCAACGATCCGAGATTCGTGCTTTCCGGGTTTGGAAAGACAGACGCCAACGTCTCCGTCCGGATTACCGAAGAGCCGTTCAACGCCGATCTCCGGTTCGAAGCGACGAATCTTTTCGAGTCGAGGTACGAACTCTTTCCAAGCTATCCAATGCCGCTGAGGAACTTCGCCTTGAAGATCCTCCTTGATTTCTAGCAGGTTGTTGAAATTTGAAGTTTCGCCACCTTGAGCGGAGTCGAAAGGTGTCATAAGATGCAAAAACAGGCTTCGACTTCCCGCCTGCCTCGTAGGACTGTAAATGGCGGGCAGGCGCTCGGCCTGACGATACTATTGTTTGTGTGCCTGTTTTTTTAACAACCTGCTAGTGACCAATGATGAACTCTGAGACAATGAAAATACTCGTGAGCCGTGTTGCCCTCGCCGTCAGCGCTCTTGCTCTGTCGCTTCACTTCTCGTTTGGGTGCAGGTCGAACCCGGCCGAACCGTCCGGCACGACGCCGACAAGCACCACAGGCGTGTACATCGTGAACGAAGGCAATTTCCAGCGGGGCAATTCGACGCTCACCGTCTATCTCCCGGACTCGAACAAGGCATACCAGGACGTGTTTGCCCTCGCCAACGGCCGGAATCTGGGCGACACGGGGAACGACATCGTGTTATACGGCGGAAAGGCGTACATCGTCGTCAGCGGCTCGCAGCGGATCGAGGTGATCTCGCTTGAAACGAACAAATCGTTCGGGACGATCACGTTTCCGGGAAAGCGGAATCCCTACAGGCTCGTCATCCTCAACGATGCAAAAGCGTTCGTCACGAATCTTTCCGATTCGTCAATCACAGAATTCAACCCGTCGACACTTCAGATCGTGACCGACCGGATCAAAGTTGGAACGTACCCCATGGGCATCCTGGGGGCGAACGGCAAGGTGTATGTCTGCAACTCCGGTTTCGGCTACGACAGCA is part of the Ignavibacteriales bacterium genome and encodes:
- a CDS encoding TonB-dependent receptor, which codes for MRLIRSIVLLSVVVATGLISQVKNSAADSLAQSQHDRLYTMPEFVVSATRWQVNVQQLPSSATVLTSADLLGANGSTLENALEGVPGLFLKSYGGPGAVTTSSIRGMGAEHTLVLIDGQRYNNVLDGQVDLGVFLMQNVDRVEVLRGGFSSVYGADAVGGIINIITRRPDGKLDVRAELGAGSYGMSGFQLGTDFSLFGVGMQVAAKREAGKGDYEFDFNDGISSNLLRRQNSDYALHQVQLLAGALLSPNLNLRASSMYDWAERGSPGAVVTAASYAMGRLVDRGFLNQATLEWTVTPALLARFPLLFHSQRREYSNPLAEVADGNDDAVYNDRTIAFTPHVRYFLSSSAAIDAGAEYSRSSVSSNKVLGSTREQAGVFVSSDHVVEFQNSLVYQLNIYPSVRYDHFSDVSDAVNPRLGINVGLWRPSGLRLKASYAKSFKAPTFDDLYWKGGGNPLLRPERSLSFDAGVAISPSLIGALEIEVNYFDIRTHDRIVWSPDKSGFWSPKNLQDVRSSGVELITSWHLFEDRLILRGFYSIFDTRKTGSALADDQTLNKQLPYIPSETAGLSCSVSIGRTRLNVHHTFTGFRYSTEINDPRFVLSGFGKTDANVSVRITEEPFNADLRFEATNLFESRYELFPSYPMPLRNFALKILLDF
- a CDS encoding YncE family protein, with translation MKILVSRVALAVSALALSLHFSFGCRSNPAEPSGTTPTSTTGVYIVNEGNFQRGNSTLTVYLPDSNKAYQDVFALANGRNLGDTGNDIVLYGGKAYIVVSGSQRIEVISLETNKSFGTITFPGKRNPYRLVILNDAKAFVTNLSDSSITEFNPSTLQIVTDRIKVGTYPMGILGANGKVYVCNSGFGYDSTVTVLNATTGGLIKTIVIGDSPSEIGVGPNNEVIVKCDGRSDYVKPANDTPGSISKINADNDVVFSKVTLPLATYGHPGRMTISSKGVGYFQAKTGVIKFSYTGSIISVGGTPFSTITAYGLAYDDVTDRLYVTDAKDYAQPGDVYILDTNGASIRQFLGGVIPGAIAFKH